One window of the Misgurnus anguillicaudatus chromosome 8, ASM2758022v2, whole genome shotgun sequence genome contains the following:
- the c8h3orf18 gene encoding uncharacterized protein C3orf18 homolog isoform X1, giving the protein MTLTTAKPDLFTSPQTLTPFPTLSPTLPITTSIPILTRSVETTTGPDNVTSRTTYRSITSSTNETGLNSTQLPMGSVEGAGMGMVLVPFGIITVIGLAVVVLLYIRKKKRLEKLRHQLMPMYNFDPAEEQDDLEQELLDHGRDGSLAGPNSKTLTTSQGTTQKPSRLVFTDVTDAINA; this is encoded by the exons ATGACTCTAACAACAGCCAAACCTGATCTGTTCACTTCACCCCAAACACTGACCCCGTTCCCAACTCTCAGCCCTACCCTACCCATCACCACCTCGATTCCCATTCTCACGAGGTCTGTGGAAACCACAACCGGACCTGATAACGTTACATCCAGAACTACATACCGTTCTATTACGTCATCCACCAATGAGACGGGCCTCAACTCCACACAGCTGCCAATGGGATCCGTAGAAGGTGCTGGGATGGGGATGGTGCTCGTACCCTTTGGTATCATCACGGTTATTGGGCTGGCCGTCGTTGTG CTTTTGTACATCAGGAAAAAGA AACGGTTGGAAAAACTGAGACATCAGCTGATGCCCATGTATAACTTTGATCCAGCTGAAGAGCAGGATGATCTTGAACAAGAGCTTTTGGATCACGGGCGAGACGGAAGCCTAGCTGGACCAAACTCAAAA ACTCTGACAACAAGTCAAGGGACGACTCAGAAACCCAGTCGACTCGTCTTTACGGACGTGACTGATGCCATCAACGCATGA
- the mst1 gene encoding hepatocyte growth factor-like protein, whose product MIFLFFLTALGFWTDAVHGYRSALNDFQRSEGRELVLKSWNAERLTLLPGVTLEDCAKRCKESLECRAFNYEFRPSVVCKHLPWVGDADNADVKRNVNCDLYEMKVYVRKCIVGKGEDYRGKVSTTKDGRTCQQWWSKFPHDHRWTPAPNNGLELNYCRNPDGDRIGPWCYTTDPERRYESCDIPQCKDEVCFTCNGEDYRGQVDHTVSGKECQRWDQQYPHQHIYQPEKYPDKSLDDNYCRNPDASPVPWCYTTDSTTERESCDIRKCAESPKRRLRSGYTTNCFRGRGEDYRGKVNETTSGIPCQRWDAQKPHEHPFYPKTYECKGLEENYCRNPDGSEAPWCFTSLPGMRTALCLQIKRCADDIEAEDCYNEIGKNYRGVVRKTRKGILCQKWSVNTPHKTKINPKTHPEANLTENYCRNPDGDHHGPWCYTSDPKTEFDYCAIKQCAGEKVPIIGPTSEVVFNECGKREDRLKSKLRILGGMPGNSPWTVSLRDRKGNHFCGGSLVNSQWLISTKQCFSSCYVDLTGYTAMMGTLFRDPVDGEPDRQTIPLTKIVCGPSESHLVMLQLESPAQFNDRVSQICLPPERYIVPEGTICEIAGWGETKGTGDETVLNVAQMPVMSNSQCNKYFKGRVRENEMCTNTFQAGAGACERDYGGPLACQNSDCWVLEGVIIPMRRCGHPGQPNIFIRVSVYVDWIKKVMEMA is encoded by the exons GATACCGCAGTGCCCTGAATGATTTCCAGCGTTCAGAAGGCAGAGAGTTGGTGCTGAAGTCCTGGAACGCAGAACGACTGACGCTTCTTCCCGGTGTCACATTAGAAGATTGTGCTAAACGCTGCAAAGAAAGTCTCGAATGCAG AGCGTTTAATTATGAGTTTCGTCCCTCTGTGGTGTGTAAACATCTGCCATGGGTCGGTGATGCAGATAATGCAGATGTGAAGAGAAATGTGAACTGTGACCTCTATGAGATGAAAG TCTATGTAAGGAAGTGCATTGTTGGTAAAGGAGAAGACTATCGAGGAAAAGTGTCAACAACTAAAGATGGACGAACATGTCAGCAGTGGTGGTCGAAATTTCCTCATGACCACAG ATGGACTCCAGCCCCTAATAACGGCCTAGAGCTGAACTACTGCCGTAATCCGGACGGGGACCGAATCGGACCTTGGTGTTACACGACCGACCCTGAACGCAGATACGAAAGTTGTGACATCCCCCAGTGTAAAGATG AGGTTTGTTTCACCTGTAACGGAGAAGATTACAGAGGTCAGGTGGATCATACAGTGAGCGGAAAAGAGTGTCAGAGATGGGATCAACAGTATCCACATCAACACATCTATCAACCAGAGAA ATACCCTGATAAAAGTCTGGATGATAATTATTGCCGTAACCCCGATGCCTCTCCGGTACCCTGGTGTTACACCACCGATTCAACCACGGAGAGAGAAAGTTGTGACATACGCAAGTGTG CCGAGTCTCCGAAGCGTCGTCTTCGCTCCGGCTACACCACTAACTGCTTTCGTGGTCGTGGTGAAGATTACAGGGGAAAGGTCAATGAAACGACCTCCGGGATCCCATGCCAGCGCTGGGATGCACAAAAACCCCACGAGCACCCTTTTTATCCCAAAACCTATGAGTGCAA GGGTCTAGAGGAGAACTACTGTCGTAACCCAGACGGCTCAGAAGCACCCTGGTGCTTCACGTCTCTTCCTGGCATGAGAACGGCTCTGTGTCTGCAGATCAAACGCTGTGCCGATGATATCGAGGCAGAAG ATTGCTATAACGAAATTGGCAAAAATTACAGAGGTGTCGTCCGCAAGACACGCAAAGGTATTCTCTGCCAAAAATGGAGCGTCAATACACCTCACAAAACCAA AATAAACCCCAAAACACACCCAGAAGCCAACCTGACGGAGAACTACTGCAGGAACCCTGATGGAGACCACCATGGACCCTGGTGCTACACCTCAGATCCAAAGACGGAGTTTGACTACTGTGCCATCAAGCAGTGTG CTGGAGAGAAAGTGCCAATCATTGGGCCAACAT CCGAGGTTGTGTTTAACGAATGTGGAAAGCGAGAAGACCGCTTGAAGTCCAAGTTGAGAATACTAGGTGGCATGCCGGGAAACTCTCCGTGGACGGTCAGCCTCAGGGATCG GAAGGGAAATCACTTCTGTGGCGGTTCTCTGGTTAATTCTCAATGGCTCATCAGCACTAAACAATGCTTCTCTTCCTG TTACGTGGATCTGACGGGATACACCGCTATGATGGGCACGTTGTTTCGTGATCCAGTGGATGGAGAGCCGGATAGACAAACAATTCCTCTCACGAAGATCGTCTGCGGCCCATCTGAATCCCACCTGGTCATGCTGCAGCTAGAAAG TCCTGCACAGTTTAATGACCGAGTGTCTCAAATTTGTCTTCCGCCGGAACGCTACATTGTTCCAGAGGGAACCATCTGTGAAATCGCTGGCTGGGGAGAGACTAAAG GAACGGGGGATGAGACTGTATTGAATGTGGCTCAGATGCCCGTAATGAGCAATAGCCAATGCAACAAGTATTTCAAGGGTCGCGTTCGAGAGAATGAGATGTGCACTAATACGTTCCAGGCTGGGGCGGGTGCCTGTGAG AGAGACTACGGTGGGCCGCTGGCCTGCCAGAACAGCGATTGTTGGGTCCTGGAGGGCGTGATCATACCGATGCGCCGGTGCGGACATCCTGGCCAACCGAACATCTTCATACGTGTGTCTGTTTATGTGGACTGGATTAAGAAGGTCATGGAGATGGCATAG
- the LOC129450727 gene encoding uncharacterized protein, whose translation MDVEEPELSHTEAPAPKRSRGRPRKPPQESVEPPAPRRPRGRPKGSKNKGQRVTVKVEPTGEKRPRGRPRKWPQKTAPQEEKQPSHPEVEEAESSEDPPAQTPPPSLPSEGSV comes from the exons ATGGATGTGGAGGAGCCTGAATTGAGTCACACGGAGGCACCGGCGCCCAAACGCAGCAGAGGTCGACCTCGCAAACCACCACAG GAGTCTGTCGAACCCCCCGCTCCCAGACGGCCAAGAGGAAGACCTAAAGGCAGTAAAAATAAAGGCCAGCGTGTCACAGTCAAA GTAGAGCCAACTGGAGAGAAGAGACCTCGAGGCAGACCAAGAAAATGG CCACAGAAAACAGCTCCTCAGGAAGAAAAGCAg CCATCTCATCCCGAGGTCGAAGAGGCGGAGTCATCGGAAGACCCGCCCGCTCAGACCCCGCCTCCTTCTTTACCATCAGAGGGGAGTGTCTAA
- the c8h3orf18 gene encoding uncharacterized protein C3orf18 homolog isoform X2 encodes MTLTTAKPDLFTSPQTLTPFPTLSPTLPITTSIPILTRSVETTTGPDNVTSRTTYRSITSSTNETGLNSTQLPMGSVEGAGMGMVLVPFGIITVIGLAVVVLLYIRKKKRLEKLRHQLMPMYNFDPAEEQDDLEQELLDHGRDGSLAGPNSKF; translated from the exons ATGACTCTAACAACAGCCAAACCTGATCTGTTCACTTCACCCCAAACACTGACCCCGTTCCCAACTCTCAGCCCTACCCTACCCATCACCACCTCGATTCCCATTCTCACGAGGTCTGTGGAAACCACAACCGGACCTGATAACGTTACATCCAGAACTACATACCGTTCTATTACGTCATCCACCAATGAGACGGGCCTCAACTCCACACAGCTGCCAATGGGATCCGTAGAAGGTGCTGGGATGGGGATGGTGCTCGTACCCTTTGGTATCATCACGGTTATTGGGCTGGCCGTCGTTGTG CTTTTGTACATCAGGAAAAAGA AACGGTTGGAAAAACTGAGACATCAGCTGATGCCCATGTATAACTTTGATCCAGCTGAAGAGCAGGATGATCTTGAACAAGAGCTTTTGGATCACGGGCGAGACGGAAGCCTAGCTGGACCAAACTCAAAA TTCTGA